CGGGGACACACCGAGGGACAAGGAGGCTGGAGGAAGCAGACGCATTCGCGATAGTTCTTCCATATCGGATTTTAACATCGCGGTCAGCGTCGTGGTTGAGCCTCTTCCGACACATTTCACCATCTAGTGGCGCTTCATCAGACGGGCTGAAACGTGAATAACGCCTCTCAGATCTGAGGTTAGTTCAGAGATGTGGCTCGTTCTCGTGCtgctcgtgctcgcggcTGGTCATTGCCGGGCTGATTCGTGTCCGGATGTCTTCCAAATAATTCGCCCCGATGACGCGCATGCTTCGCTCGAGTTAGTGGAGGACGGCCTTGGCTGTCTTGAAGCTCTCGACAGCCCAATCAGTTTGGTTGGAGTCGTTGGGTCAGTGCACACAGGGAAGAGCTTTCTATTGAGCGCTTTGAATCATTCAACCTCTGGATTCACCATCGGCCCCACGCACgaagcgacgacgatgggaaTATGGATAGGTATGACATCGATGATGGGTGCGGACGGCTCCCGTGTCTTACTTCTGGACACCGAGGGATTCTCCGCAGCAGGCGTCAACGAGGCCTTCGACGCACAAATATTTGCCACTGCCCTGATGCTGTCCTCTCACCTGGTGTACAACAGCGTTAAGCTCATCAcagcggcggaggtggagtaCCTCGAAACTCTCGCACGTCGTGCACATCTGTGGCGGCTCCGTGACGTGGGCATCTCCCCGTTTCGTTTTCCCCCGTTGACGTGGGTAGTGGAGGACTTTTGCCAGGATCttctcggcgcgacgcccatCGACTGGTTGATGTCATTCCTCGGAGAACGTGATATGCGTGCGGGGAGACGACCGCTCGTGGAGGGGAACTACACCCTCGCGAGTCTGTTCGAAGATATCGGAGCTCATACGTTGTTCTTGCCGGCGTTTGGCAGGCAAGCGTTGCGAAACCTGAGCTCAGTTGCCTACGACGATTTGGACAAGGATTTCCTCTCCCAGCTTGACAACCTCCGGCGGAGGTTACTGGAAGACATCGTATCGATATCGAGTGTTAGGTCAGGTAAGTTGAGCGGTCGAGGCATGTCTGCATTTTTGCGAGTGCTCGTCAACTCCCTGCGCGACGGCCACTTTCCCTCCCTTCCCTCCTTGTGGTCCTCATGGGAGGGTCAGTTGCTGTCCCGGGCGCGTGCGGATGCCCTGACTTATCACTCCACTGCAGTGAAATTAGCGATGCGCAagccgcccatgccgccaGCTGATTTCGCCGCGAACCTCACAGCAGCTAGGATCGAGGCGGAACGCATATTCCGAGACAGCCTTTTCGGTTTGGAGCCGCTGTGGCGAGGTCCCATGGATGACTTGCAGGAGGAGCTGAGTGCCAGGGAGGTGAAAGACTTTGAAATTAACGATGCTGCCGTGGACCGCGAGCTGGACGACGCTGTCGAAGAGGCCGTGTCCAAAGCTGAACATGCGATAGAGAGGATTCCATTGCCTTTACTGGCCGCTGATCTCGACGCCGCAGCGAGCGAACACGTCTTCGCCGCATCTGAGTTCCTCTCACTTAGGATTGGCAGGTACGCCACGTCGGTTCCAAAACGGCATGCGCGCGCCCTACGCCGCCTCGCAGCAGCCTGCAAAGCCTCCGTGACGTCCGTGAAGTTAGCCTCGGCTGAAGAGGAATCAAA
This genomic interval from Micromonas commoda chromosome 13, complete sequence contains the following:
- a CDS encoding predicted protein — protein: LLVLAAGHCRADSCPDVFQIIRPDDAHASLELVEDGLGCLEALDSPISLVGVVGSVHTGKSFLLSALNHSTSGFTIGPTHEATTMGIWIGMTSMMGADGSRVLLLDTEGFSAAGVNEAFDAQIFATALMLSSHLVYNSVKLITAAEVEYL